The segment gtgATACATCGTGTGTACCAGATCTCTAGGACACCCTCTAGCTTAACAAATAGAACACCCGAATCTCTAGATTAATAAGTGGGATACCCGGTTATTTTTGTTCTGGGTCTGCCACTGTTAATAGAAATCAACAGGGAATGATACTAGGACTGCCCCTGCCTTCACTGCCGGATCGCGCGGTAGGAGTAACACCCGTGGGTCTCTTGCCACCACCCGCCAAGGCCGATGCACGGCCTGCCGTCCATGGCCGCGCATCTGCCTGTACCCTCGCCGACGCCCATCATCTCCACCGGGAACACGTCCTTGTTCTTACCCGTTGGGTAACCCATACCCATCGGCCATTGCTGCGTATGGGCAATTATGGGTTTCTCCCCGCAACCATACCTAGATAGAACATCGGGTCTGGGCCCTGATTCCTCCGACCATTTGAACACCTGCAATATAATAAGAGTAGCACTATCGAGAGCTCATCAAGCCTGGACGTCACTCAATATTCCCATCCCTACATAGTCCCTGTTGCGCAGCACAGCGGTGACGGGGGTGCTGTTCAAGGACATAAAATGCATCGCCGATCTGCTCACGCCTGAAGAAATGAAGGCACACAGTGCCCTTACGATCCGGCGTCTTAAAATTTTCTGCTAACTGATCCGTTTCATACTACTTCATAACTAACCGTAACTGTTAAGCTAAGAAATAGATGAACCCCTCTAACACTCGTCCTTCAATTGTTTCCCCGAGCAGGTCATGTTACCACCCTTCTATATTTCTGGAGAATTTAGAGTCACCAGTCACCACATAGTAAAAGTTCCTTTCAAATTGGAATACCCaatatcaacgggaaaaaaagCAATAAAACTACTCTATGTTACTCACACTTCCACTAATCCGCCGCAAAAATAAAGATAGCAAGCACATCACGGTGGAAGTGCAAGACAACAAACCAATGGATGAAGCAAGGTGTCCATATCACCAAGAACTGCCTTGAGAAGCCGGAAGATGTCCCCATCAGAATGTGTCGAGCACATGAGAAAATCGCTGGAAGAAACATGGAAATCATCCACCCAGGACAGGTTGGAGATAAGACAAGAAGGGGATAGGAACAGAAGACAAATCCAACAACCAACACGAGGAGAAAATTGGTGGAAAAAGGGCGAGAGGTTGCAAATACAAATCACACTCCAAATCGCTGCACTTGTCAACTTGCTGTTCCAGGACATGGCATACTATCCACTGTCAACACCACGAGACAGATCCTTGTGGCAACTGACTAGGCTACGGAGAAATTTCAAAGAAATTTGTAGGGTATGCACATAGCCTAACAAACTAGCACATGTTACACATGGTCACATGCACTCGAAGAGTATTCCAATTTCAGGAATTTCATATCTGGTCATGGAAACATACATTAATCTGACTAGGTTATGCATAATCTTCCACCAAAACAACTCAAGAAATGTGTGAGTTTCCTCCTCTACACGGCGATCAGCACTGGTTGTGTGATGCTGAACAATAATATAGAGAATGAAGAGATAAGTAACATTATCTCCAGTTCAAAATTCCCTTAACAACTCCCTATCTTATGATAAACTCCCCCCAAGTTAGCCGCTTCATCAACTTGTCCGGCGGTGTTGACATGGCCAATGCAAAGGGGAGGACCATTTCCTTGATGTTTCTGATACTTTCCTACACCTGTTGTGTCACCATCATTGCAGCTAATCATATACTTTTAAACTCAGCAGGTCACTGACAGCACAATTGCATGTTTTGCTTGTAGCGTCAACAATCATCGACTATGCATGTTTGCCCAAACAAAAACTGCTCTCAACGCTGATGCCAAATCCATGGGCTCCATAGAAAAAACGATGGCTTCAGCTCAGGATTTTGGATCAGTGAGCTGAGTTAGGCAACATCCACAGTACAGGCATAACTGGAACCTGGCTAATCAACGAAATTTTTGGTATTTTCCGCAGGGTTGGCAATATGCCCAACAATAGCCAGTCAGCCACAAAAGTGTTCCAGAGACAGTCCTGTTGGCACTAGAGGCTTTATACCAAATGGAAGCCAAGTTGTTCATACTTGTCAGCATCCGCAGCATCATTTTAGAAATACACTAGCAAACACTACGAAACTAATTTCACTCATTGGCCAATAATTGTATATCAGTAACCAATTAGCACATCTAGATAAATAATGACAATCACAGTAGAATTCCCTTTCTTTCGTGGATATCAATTGTTGAATCCACCAACAATTTCTACAATCAATCCCTTCCACTCCTAGCCTCAGTTATCCCCAAATTCACCATTGTACTCCAAATTCAGAGATGCCAAAACAATCTCTAGTATCAAGTAACACCTAAACTAAGCCTTAGCTTCTACCTCTTTCAACACATGGCTCTCCCTCACCAGCAATGCAAGCCCATCTTTTAcctcccccttcttctccttcaacgcCGTGGCAGCCTTCTCCGCCTCTTGCTTCCGGTACTGCCAGGCCTCTGCTGGAGGCGTTGTGATCACCTTGACCTCTGCACCACCCCCATTGATCTCAAGCACCTCCGGCAACCCATTCCCGCACCCCCTCGATAGCCCGACATCGACCCTCACTGCCTGCGCGCCGCATACCGCAGTGATCCCCTCTGTCTGTATTGTGTGCCCCATCACCATCCTTTTGGCCCCCGGGATCATCCCAAGGACCCCCTCCAGCCTCTTGCAGTCGCAATCAAAGCCGTCAGAGAACCTCCTGAGCCAGACCACGGCGTCCCGGCCGCGTACGAACTCGGGCGCTCTGGCATTGTCGCCGCCCTCGCCCCGGATCCACTCGCTGACCTCTGCATTGATCCGCTCGAGGCCGTACTCGACGTTGGCCTCGAGGAGGCCGCCGTGGACGAAGACCGAGTCACCGACGACGAGCACGGTGGGAAGGTCGGCCAGGAACCGCCGCGCGATGGGCCCGTCCGGGCGGAGCGCGGCGAGGCGGGACCGCATCCCGTCCCAAAACTCCGGCTTGACGCCAGGGAACGCCCTGGGCACGCCGAGGAAGGGGTTCCTAGGCTGATGCTCGAGGTCCGCGCAGCGACGCTTGATGGCGAGCCCCGCGCGATACCAGCCAGCCCAGGCGGAGAACTCCTGGAGCCCCTGCGGCGTGGCAAAGCGGAAGTCGCCGGAGACGTTCATGACCTCGTGGTTGCCGAGGATGGGGAGGAGCGCGCCACCGCGCTCGGCCGCAGAGAgggcgaggcggcggaggaggtagaggaggcggagctcgtcgccgccgcggTCGAGGATGTCGCCGAGCTGGACGGCGAGGGTGGTCCCCGCGGCCCAGGAGGcggaggccgaggccgaggcggagCCTGCGCTCCCG is part of the Phragmites australis chromosome 12, lpPhrAust1.1, whole genome shotgun sequence genome and harbors:
- the LOC133887394 gene encoding shewanella-like protein phosphatase 2 — translated: MAAAASPDVPTCGDLPAAVSAFADAFVDFAVSGIFFPTSNPSPPPPTTTPTTFLPSPSRLVAIGDLHGDLPKSLSALRLAGLVPPSSGSAGSASASASASWAAGTTLAVQLGDILDRGGDELRLLYLLRRLALSAAERGGALLPILGNHEVMNVSGDFRFATPQGLQEFSAWAGWYRAGLAIKRRCADLEHQPRNPFLGVPRAFPGVKPEFWDGMRSRLAALRPDGPIARRFLADLPTVLVVGDSVFVHGGLLEANVEYGLERINAEVSEWIRGEGGDNARAPEFVRGRDAVVWLRRFSDGFDCDCKRLEGVLGMIPGAKRMVMGHTIQTEGITAVCGAQAVRVDVGLSRGCGNGLPEVLEINGGGAEVKVITTPPAEAWQYRKQEAEKAATALKEKKGEVKDGLALLVRESHVLKEVEAKA